Sequence from the Lysobacter capsici genome:
TGTGCACGCGCAGGATCTGCTCGCGGCCCTTGACGTCGGGCAGGCCGACCACGACCTGACGGTCGAAACGGCCCGGACGCAGCAGCGCCGGGTCGAGCACGTCGGGACGGTTGGTCGCGGCGATCACGATCACGCCTTCGCCGCCTTCGAAACCGTCCATCTCGACCAGCAACTGGTTGAGGGTCTGCTCGCGCTCGTCATGACCGCCGCCCAGGCCGGCGCCGCGATGACGGCCGACCGCGTCGATTTCGTCGATGAAGATGATGCACGGCGCGTGCTTCTTGGCCTGCTCGAACATGTCGCGCACGCGGCTGGCGCCGACGCCGACGAACATTTCGACGAAGTCCGAACCGGAGATCGAGAAGAACGGCACCTTGGCCTCGCCGGCGATGGCGCGGGCCAGCAGGGTCTTGCCGGTGCCGGGCGGGCCGACCATCAGCACGCCGCGCGGAATCTTGCCGCCGAGCTTCTGGAACTTGGACGGATCGCGCAGGAATTCGACGAGTTCGCCGACTTCCTCCTTCGCCTCGTCGCAGCCGGCGACGTCGGCCAGGGTCACCTTGACCTGGTCCTCGCCCTGCAGCTTGGCCCGCGAGCGGCCGAAGCTCATCGCGCCCTTGCTGCCGCCCTGCTGCATCTGGCGCATGAAATAGACCCAGATGCCGATGAACAGCAGCCACGGCAGCACGTTGATCAGGATCATGATCAGCGAGGGGCTGCTCGACGGCGGGGTCTGCTCGGTGACGACCTTATGGTTGATCAGGTCGTTGATCAGGTACGGGTCGCGCGTGCTGTAGGTCGTGAACGTGCTGTCGTCCTTGCGCTTGCCGGTGATCGTCGTGCCGTCATCGGAGATCTTGACCTCCTTGATGCGGTCGGTCTGGACCTGGTTGATGAACTGGTCGTAGGCGAGCACTTCCGAGCCCGCGGTGCGCGGACCGAACGCCTGGAACACCACCATCAGCACGACGGCGACGATCACCCAGAGCAGCAGATTCTTGGCCAAATCGTTCATGTATTTCCTACCCTGCGACCCCACCCGAAGTGGGAAGTCTCGTGTCCTCCGGCGCCTTGTGCGCCGGCGGTAACGCCCAGATTGCCATACAGCCACGCCGCGCACCTGCCGAGATTCGGCCGGTGGCAGCCTCGGCGCAATCACCCGATCGTCATGGATCAGGTCATCGCCGCCTTCTTGCCCTGCGCCAGCGCGTACACCTCCGGCGACCGCTTGCGCGACGCCGCCGGCTTGCGGATCGAGACCTTGGCGTAGCGACGGCGCAGTTCGCGCACGTAATCGTCGAAGCCCACGCCCTGGAACAGCTTGATCAGGAACGTGCCGTCGACCTTCAGATGCCGGTCGGCGAAATCCATCGCCAGCTCCGAAAGGTGCATCGCTCGCGGCAGGTCCACCGCGTCCACACCGCTCATATTGGGGGCCATGTCGGACAGAACAAGGTCCACCGGCTGCCCGCCCACGCTGGTCTCCAGCTGGGCCAGGACCTCGTCTTCACGGAAATCGCCGAGGATGAACTCGACCCCGGCCAAGCCGGGCATGTCCAGGATGTCCAGGGCGATGACCCGGCCGGGCTGGCGCGGGTTCAGCCGGTCCAGCTCGCTGCGCAGCCATTGCGACCAGCCGCCCGGGGCGGCGCCCAGGTCGACCACGATCATCCCGGGCTTGAGCAGACGGTCGCGTTCGACCAGTTCCTCGAGTTTGTAGGCCGCGCGCGAGCGCAAGCCTTCGGCCTTGGCCTTCTTTACGAAGGGGTCGGAGAAGTGTTCCTTGAGCCAGCGCTGGCTGGATTTGCTTCGGGTCGCCATGAGCGGGCGGCCGTCCCGGTAGGGGTTAGGGACGCCATGATACCCTGAGCGCCCTTTACGCTTAGTACGTGTGACCCGATGCCCACCCTGTTGACCTCCGCCCAGACCCGTTTCCTGCGCGGACAGGCCCACGACCTCAAGGCCATGCTGCAGGTCGGCGGCAAGGGCATTACCGATGCGCTGCTGGCCGAAATCGACCATGCGCTCGAGCACCACGAGCTGATCAAGGTCAAGGTCGGCGCCGACGACCGCGAGGTCCGCGACGCCATGATCGCCGACATAGCTGAACGGACCGGCTCGGCCCTGGTCCAGCGGATCGGCCACACCGCCGTGCTGTACCGCCCGAGCAAGGAAAAGCGCCAGATCGTGTTGCCGAGGTCTTGATGAAGCCGGGAATGGGGAATCGGGAATAGGGAATCGGAAAGCCTCCCGCCCTGCTCCGCTCCGGTTTTGCCGATTCCCGATTCCCCATTCCCGATTCCCGCCCCAATGCAACTGACCCTGGAACGCCCCGACCACGAATTCTTCCTGCGCGGGGCCGACGGCCAGGTCGCGCTGGTCAACGACCGGCGGCTGCAGCGCAGTTTCGTCCTCGCCCCGAACCGGCTGATCGAGGACTGGGCGGTCAGCGACGTGCGCGCCCTGACCATCGACGACCTGGAACCGCTGTTCGCGCTGGAGCCGGAGCTGATCGTGCTCGGCGGCGGCGCCGCCCAGGTCTTTCCGCCCGCCGCGACCCTGGCCGCCTGCCTGCGCCGCGGGGTCGGGCTGGAAACCATGACCAATTCGGCCGCCGCGCGCACCTTCAACGTGCTGGCCGGCGAAGGCCGCAAAGTGGTCGCGGGGTTCGTGCTGGGCGCGTGAGCCGGCGCGGTGCCCGTTCGAGGCGAACCACCCATGCCGCGCCCGATACCTATCCCACGGTTCCGACTGCAGGAGCGACGCGAGTCGCGACCGCGACCTCGGGGCTGCGTCGAAACTGTGAGGCCGCGGTCGCGACTTGCGTCGCTCCTACAGGGGGCTGCCGGGAGAACGTCGAGGGCTTGAGCGCTCGCTTTGCCGCGGCGCGGCTTTTGCCGTTGCTCGTGGCGATTGCGATCGCCGGCTGTCGCGCGCCCTCGCCCAGCGAACGCTACGAACGGTGGCTCGCGGACGGCCAACGCGAGAAAGTCGCCGAATACCGCGGTTACTTGCGCGCTCAAGGCCTTGCCGAACTCCCGCCGATGCAGCAGTTGCTGCGTTCCGGACGACGTTGGCGCCGATGCGGCGCGGCCGAGTTCGCGCTGCCACCGAAACCGATGTGGCCCGAGACCGCGCGCACGCTGCGCTTGATCGCCGACTTGCGCGCCGCGGGCTTGCTCGAAGGCGTCGAAATCACGTCCGGGTATCGCAATGCGGCCTTGAACCGCTGCGAAGGCGGCAGTTCGCGCAGCCGCCACATGAGCGGCGGCGCCTACGACTTCGACCTCGCCCGCGATGCGGATACGCAAGCGCTGTGCGACTTCTGGCGTCGTCGCGGTCCGGCGAGCGGCTTCGGGCTCGGGTTTTACGACGCGCGCCATCTGCACATCGACACCGCCGGGTTCCGCACCTGGGGCGAGGACTACACGTACCGGACATCGCAGTGCGTGCCCGGCGCGCGCCTGAAACACGATGCGAACCAACCCGACGCCCCATGACGCGCGGCATCGCCCAGCGGGCCGGCATCCAGCCGCGGCGCGTTCCGCCACCGCCGTAAAGACGCGCGGGTAGTCAGAACCTCATCTCCCCGGTCAGGCCAACTTCGATAGTCGATGGCGAGTAGCCAGTCGACTCCCGCAGCCGTTCTTGCGAATCAGCGAGCGCCGCCGATCGCGGTCAATCCGATTTCCGGCGCAGCGAGTAGCTATAAGAGTCGGTCCGCAAATGCAGGATGGTCTTGCTGATCGGCGCGTAGACGATGCGCACCGCGTCTTCTGGCAGCAGCGCATGGAACAAGCGGTGTTCAACCACGAACACGATCGTCCGCGGCGGCGACTCATCGACCGTCACCGTGATGAAGCACAAGGGGCTGCCGCTTTCGGAGCTCTCGGCACGCATGTGGCTGATGCGGCCGCGGATGCTGAGCTTGATCCCCCTATCGAGATCGGCCTGCAATTTGTCGTCTTCGTTCGACACGACGAAAACCATCAGCGCCGCCGCCAGCACAGCGGCAACGACAATGACCGCGATCGCTCCTGCGCCCATGTCCTTCACGTCGGCCAACATCAGTACCGCCACGAAAATCAGGCCTACGCCCAGCAAAGCGACCATTCCGCAGCCGCCCGTCCGCCTCGGGGCCAAGGTATCGCGCTCGTGTTTGTTGAGCGTTCCGGTTTGGCGCGGCGGCGTGTCTTCGATGCTCGCGGCGACTTCGGAGAGAGGCGCTGCGGACGCCTGCTGGAGATCGGGATCCGATGACGCGGACAAGGTTTTCCGCCGCAACGCCCGCGCCGCATCGCGCTGCGCCCTGCGCTGTTGCAAACGCGAATCGGCTGAACTGTTGGGCTCCAGCGCGGCCTGCAGAGCCAAGTCCGGCGCGGCGAAATCGTACTCGCATCCCACCGCGACGACGCTGATGACGGTCTTGCTGGCCGGCGCGTAGGCGACACGGACTTGCTCGCCGTATTCAACCTCGAAGAACACGAGGTCTTGCGGGGTGAATTCGAGCGAGCACGGCGGCGTTTCCTCGGTCCGCAGCTCGATGCGGCAGCGCGATTGCTCGCCGTCATGAGCTACCTTCGTTACCGTCGCCACGGCGAGCCGCTTGATGCCGCCGTCCATGTCTGCCTGAAGGTTCGCGTTGGTGGCCCAGCTGACCAGCGCCGTCAATGCCGCCAGTGCGAGGCCAGCGACTACGGCCACCGCGATCAAGAAAGCGCCGTAACGCTCCCACGTCGTCCACACCATTAACAGCGTGATCACGACGATCGCTATCGCACCCAACACGCCGTTGGACTTGAGCGCATCCAGGCGAGCGATCTCGTCCTGGCTCAGCGGCTGCGTCTTGTTTTCCTCCGACGATGCCGTCATGGCGAGGTGCCCGCCCCGACCTTGTCTGGATCCGGACGCCGGCCATAGCGGCAATGCTCGGTCCTCAACTGAAGGATCGTCTTGCTGAGCGGAACATAGGCGATGCGCACTAGGTCGTCCTGCTTGACCTGCAGGTACAAGCGCTTTTCCACGAAGAATTTGATCTGTCGCGAAGGCGTTTCATCGATGGCCACGGTGAGGATGCCTGGACCGGTGGTCTCTTCGGAATCCATGCGGATGATGCGGCCCGAGGCGATCAACTTGATGCCCGCATCCAGGTCGGACTGCAGCTTGCCGTCCTCTTTCCGGATCATGAAACCCACCGCGGCCAGAAGGCAGACGACGCCCGCCGCGATGCCCGCGACAGCACCCATGTCGAGGGTGAAAATTCCGCCCAGACCCAGGCAGATCGCAATGATCAGAGCCATCGCGCCCAGAAAGCCGATGATTCCGCTGCAGCCCTCGCGCATGGAGGCCAACACCACCGTGTCGTGCATGCTGAGCGGCCGGGTCAGGATTTGCCCCGACCTGCCATCGCTGTCGTCCGCGACGTCCCATTGAAGATCGTCGCCCTCTTCGAACGAGTCCGGCGGCGGCTCGATCTGGGCTTCATCCGGCGGTGTCGACATGCTGATCCTTCAGGCGGTTTCGCCGGCTTATTCTGCACCGATCCGGCCCACCGCATGCTGGCGGCGAGAAATGATCGTTCGATGCCGCCGAGCGGCTCGCGGGCGGATGCGTCCGCGTTCGAACATCGAGCCGCGGCGTACCGTCAAACAGCAGAGGCGGCAACGATGCGCGTCGACACCTAAAGCGGCGCCAGCCCCAACTGCGACAGTTTTCGCGCCATGCCTTCGGGCGTATTGAGCGTATGCAAGCAACCGCCGTCGGCCCGCCGATACGAGATCAAACCGCCATCGGTCAGCCACGCGACCAGAATCGCGTCGCGCGCCAAGGCGCTGCGGTGTTCGGACACGGGAATATCGGAACCAAGCAGGTCTGCGGGCATCAGCGCGGGATCGGCCTGCTTGAGCACGAACCGGCCCGGACAGTCGACGATGTCGGTCCATGGCCAGGCCGCTTTCACAGTCGCGAAATCCATGGGCTCGCCCGGCGCCCCGCGACGGCGGGTGCGCGATCGGTTATTTCGCCGGCAGGTACAACAACGGATCGACCGGCTTGGCGTTGTAGCGCACTTCGAAATGCAGCATGTCGCGCGCGGCGCCGCTGCGGCCCATCTCGGCGATCTGTTCGCCGGCCTTCACCAACTGGCCTTCGTTGACCAGACGCTTGCGGTTGTGGCCATAGGCCGACAGCCACTGCTCGTTGTGCTTGACGATGATCAGTTCGCCGTATCCGACCAGACCGGTGCCCGAATACACCACCACGCCATCGGCCGCGGCGCGCACCGGGGTGCCGCTGGCGCCGCCGATGTCGACGCCCTGCTTGGTCGGTTCGTTGGCGACGTAGCGGCCCAGCAGCGGACCGTCGGCCGGCCAGCGCCAGCGGATGCCGCTGTTGATCGGCGCGGCCGGGGTCGGCGCGGGCGTGCTGGTGCGCGGCGGCGTGGTGCCGGCCGACGACGAACCCGAGGACGCCGGCGGGCGGCTGCCGTTGGACGGGTACAGGCGCAGGCGCTGGCCCGGATACAGGTTGTACGGCGGCGACAAGTTGTTCCAGGCGGCCAGGTCGGCCAGCTGGATGCCGTTGTTGGCGGCGATGCGGTACAGGCCTTCGCCGCGCTGCACGGTGTAGGTGGCGCCGTACTTGGGCTTGGACGCCGGCTGCGACGGGGTGGACGGGCGCGAGCCGCCGGGACGCGCCGACGTGCCCGGACGGCTGTGGCCGCCGCGCGAGGGCTCGCGCACGACCGTGCTCGAACAACCGATCAGGGCGAGCGCGGCCAGCACGCAAGCGGCCATCGCCAGGGTCGGGGTTCGGGTCGTGTGGGTCATGCCTGTCCTCGTGCCGCGGCGATCGTCGCGCCGATCGCCTCGGGTTAATTCCTGAATTGGGTGCAGCCGTCGCGAACAGTCTGGCGGCAGGCGCGGCTTATTGCTGTGAACGCCACACCAGCCAGGCGATCGCGCCGGCCACGATCAACGTGGCGATCCAGCCGATCGGCTCGATATAGCGCCGCAGCGCCTGCTCGGCGCGTTCGCCGCCGATGCGGATCGCTAGCGCCAGCAGGTACACACGCTTGCCGCGGCCGATCAACATGCTCGGGATGTATTGCAGCATAGGCACGCCGACGATGCCCGACGCCCAGGTGAACACCTTCATCGGAATCGGCATGAAACCGCCGAGCACCAGGAAGGTGAACACCGCCCAGGGCGACTCGACCATCTTGGCCTGGACCGTGGCGATGCCCGCCTCGATGCTGGTCAGCATGCCCAGCGAGGCGAACACCGGCTTGAGCGCTTCGAACGCGTAGTGGCCCAGCGCATAACCGACCAGCGCGCCGGCCATCGAGCCGATCAGGCTCAAGGTCGCGAACCAGAACGCGCGCCGCGGCTGGGCGACGCACATCGGCGCGAGCATCACCTCCGGCATCACCGGAAAGATGATCGCCTCGATGAAGCTCAGGCCGGTGAGGTAGGCCGGGGCGTGCTTGTGCCGGGCCCAGGTGATGGTGCGCTCGTAGAGCGGTCCGAAGATCTTCAAATCGTGCCTCTGTCGCGAATCGTGTTCAGTCGATCATGCCCGACAGCAGCGGCACGAAGACCACCGGCGCGAGCGTGTGTTGGCTGATGGTGCCGTCGGCATCCTTGCGCAGCTTGAGCAGCGACTGCGACGAAGCCGCGCCGACCGGCGCGATCAAGGTGCCGTTGGGCGCGAGCTGATCGGTGAGCGCGTCGACCAGCGCGGGCGCGGCGGCGGTGACGATGATCGCGTCGAACGGGCCGTTCTCGGGCCAGCCGATGCGGCCGTCGTCGTGCTTGCTGCGCACGTTGAGACCGAGCTGGCGAAAGCGCTTGCGCGCGGTGCGCAGCAGTTCGCCGATGCGTTCGACGGTGTGCACTTCCAGGCCCAGCGCGGCCAGGATCGCGGCCTGATAGCCCGAACCGGTGCCGATTTCGAGCACCTTGCCGGGAATGCCGTCCTCCAGCAACGCCTCGGTCATCTTGGCCACCACCCACGGCTGGGAAATGGTCTGGCCGTGGCCGATCGGCAAGGCGGTGTCTTCGTAGGCGCGCATCGCCAGCGCTTCGTCGACGAACAGATGGCGCGGCACGGTGCGGATCGCGTTGAGCACGCGCTCGTCGCGCAGGCCCGATTCGCGCAGGCGCTCGACCAGGCGGTCGCGCACCCGCTGCGAGGTCAGGCCGCTGCCGATCGCTTCGGGCTGCAGACGCATGCGCTGGATCATCGCGGCCGCTCCGCGCCCGACGCCGCGCCATCGAGCGCGCCGGCCAGGCCGCCGACCCAGCTGGCGACCTGCTCCAGGGCCTGATAACGGGTCAGATCGACGTGGATCGGGGTGATCGAGATATTGCCGGTGCGCACCGCGTTGAAATCGGTGCCCGGGCCGGCATCGGCCTCGGCGCCGGCCGCGCCGATCCACCACCACTGGCGGCCGCGCGGGTCTTGTTGCTGCACGCAGGCTTCGGCGCGATGGCGATTGCCCAGGCGGCTGACTTCGAACCCGGCGATCTCGCTCCACGGCAGATCGGGCACGTTGACGTTGAGAATGGTGTCGGCCGGCAGCGGGTCGGTGCGCAGACGGGCGATGATCTCGACCGCGGCGCGCGCGGCGCTTTCGTAGTGACGGCCGACGTGGTCGGCGGTCGCCAGCGAGACCGCGACCGCGGGCAGGCCGAGGAAGCGGCCTTCCATCGCCGCGGCGACGGTGCCCGAATAGATCACGTCGTCGCCCATGTTGGCGGTGTTGTTGATGCCCGACACGACGATGTCGGGCTCGACCTCGAGCATGCCGGTGATCGCCACGTGCACGCAGTCGGTCGGCGTGCCGTAGACGCGCCAGGTGCTGTCGTCGAGCTTGCTCACGCGCACCGGCATGTCCAGGGTCAGCGAATTGCTCGCGCCGGAGCGGTCGCGGTCGGGCGCGACCACCAGCACTTCGTGACCGGCCTCGCGCAGGCCCTGGGCGAGGATGCGAATGCCGGGGGCGTCGACACCGTCGTCGTTGGAGACCAATACGCGCATGAGACTCCGCAAGTAAAAAGCTGGCAAACCAGCCCCGGATGATACCCGATATGGCCGGCGCCCCCGCGCCGCACGCGGCGGCCGAGCGGCGTTATGATGAGCCCACGACCGCCGGGACGCAGGTACACAGCACGGCATGGAGTATTGGGATCATATCGATCGGGTGATGCGCGCCAACACGATGGACGAGGTGAAATCGTTCACCGCGGCGTACACCAAGGCCATCGGCTTCGAGCATCACGGCTACGCGACGAAACTGCGCGAACCGCTGAGCGGCGGCGCCGATTCCCTGTTCTTCGAGGATTTCGACAGCGACTGGTCCAAGACCTATCCGCGCCTGTTCACGCCGCAGGCCGAGCAGACCGATCCGCGCATCGTGATGTCGCGCGAAGGTTTTCCGGCGGCGGCGTGGAATTCGCGCGGCCGCACCAACTACGAGCCGCCCGGCGCCTCGTTGGCCCAACGCACGCGCAAGACCCTGATCCAGGCCGGCGAATTCGGCCTGCACGGCGGCATCACCGTGCCGAGTTGGTCGCCGTCGACCCATTGGGCCTTCACCACCTTCACCCACAAGGCCGTGCTCGATCCGCGCGAGCTGATCCCGCTGATCGGCGAGTCGGTGTATTTCGTCAGCTGCATGCATGCCGCGATCGATCGCCTGCTGCGGCGGCCGCGCAGCGCGCCGCGCCTGAGCGAACGCGAGTGCGAAGTGCTGCGCTGGTCGGCGGTCGGCAAGACCTCGTGGGAGATCTCGATGATCCTGCGCATCAGCGAGCGCACGGTGAATTTCCATCTGCAGCAGGTCTCGCGCAAGTTGGGCGTCAAGGGCCGGCGCGCGGCCTGCGCGCGCGCGGTGGCGCTGGGGCTGATCCTGCTGTGAGTCATCGAGGGCGCGCGCGATGCGCGGTTGCTCAAGCCGTTCACGAGGCGTTTCGCTCGAATCGCCGCGATCTGGAACAGGAGCGTCGGGCTTGAAAGCCCGCCCACACCAAGCCTCGCGGCTTCGACGTCTTTTGTGGGCGGGCGCTTCAGCCCCGACGCTTTTCGCTCAGGTCGCCGCGATCCGGAACAAGAGCGCCCGGCCCACGGCTTCCAACATCAACCGCACCGATCGAACTTTGCCGAATCGGTCGTTTCGCCGCCGGTTCGCGCTGGAATGCAGCGCACTCGAGCGGATCGGCCGGCCGATACGACGAAGGCAAACGTAACGCGTTTCGCCGTACGCCCACGCATTCGCCACCCATCGTTCTGTCCCTTATCGCCCCGTCGCCACCGCGCAGGCATCGAGTATCCGCCTGTCAGTTCTTACAGGCGCCACGTCGGTGCCGCGCCCGCCCATGCTCAACTTCGCGCCGCGGGATACGTCGAGGCATGCGCGCTTGCGCGAGGGGACTTGCCGACCGATACCGCGGCAGCAAGTTTTCCCCGGTGCCGGCCCGATACCGACGGTCCGCAAGTCCCAAGGAAGGGCCGGGGCTTTTAATCGCGCGAGGTTTCAATCGCGCTGCTTTCGACGGCCCCGGTTTGGACGGTGCCGCTTCGACGATGCGGCTTCGACACCACGACCATTGCCTGCACCGTGGCCCGGCGCCGATTATCCTGTGGCCATGACGCCCCCGCCCGACCGACCCGACGACGACAGCGACGACGCGGCCCTGTTCCGCGCCGCGATCGGCGAGGTCCGCCGCCTGCCCGATGCCGCCCTGCCGCCGACCGCGCCCAAGCCGCGGCCACGCGCGCGCATGGCCGAACGCGATGAGGCGCTGGCGCGCGAGGAATTCCGTCACGCCCTCGACGAGAGCCTGCTCGAAGCCGGCGACGCCCTGAGTTATCGCCGCGACGAACTGCCGCCGCGGGTGTTCGCGCGCCTGCGCCGCGGCGAGATCTCGGCGCAGGAGGAACTCGACCTGCACGGCAGCCCGGCGCGCGAGGCCGAAGCGTTGCTGCGCGCTTTCCTCAACGACGCGCGCGAACACGGCCTGGGTTGCGTGCGGGTGATCCACGGCAAGGGCCGCAACGGCGGCAGCGACTATGTCGACAGCCGCGGTTCGCCGGTGCTCAAGAATCTGGTCGACCGGATGCTGCGCCAGCGCGCGGACATCCTCGCCTTCCACTCCGCGCCGCCCGCGCAGGGCGGCACCGGCGCGGTGCTGGTGTTGCTCGCGCCGCCGCAGCGGCGGCGCTGAGCGGCGCGACGATTTGCGCGATCGCGCTTATTCGACCTGCTGCGCCACGGCGCGTTCGCGATTGGGCGGATTGATCCACACCACGCCGATGCCGCGGCGACGGGCGATGCGCTCGACCGTGGCGATGTAGCGATCGTCGCGGCTCATTTCCGAGGATGCCTGCGGCGCGACGCTGGCGGGTTCGACATAGCTGCTGCGGGCCTGGGTGCCGGCGCAAGCGGCCAACCCCAGAACGGACAACGACAGGACGGCAATACGCGATAGAGCGTTCATGACCTGGGCTCCCTGACGTGCATGGAACCCGGTCCCGAAACCGGAGCCGGGCGGCAGCCGGCCCCTGCCGACTGTTACTTGGCTTATACGCCCGCTGAAATCGTGATCCAGTGCCGGCCGATACCACCCGACGAGCGGTCGTTTGGCTGCCGGGATTGGGGATTCGGGATTAGAGATTCGGTCATGCGTAGGCGTCGGATTCGATGTCGGCCCGTTCGGTCAGGACGAGAGTCGCGTAGGCGTTAACAGGCAAGGCGACGCCGACTTCCAGCACGTCATCCTCGAGCCAGCGCCACGCCGGCGCGTCCGGACGCAGCCGCAGCGCGCGGCGTTACTGACCCGGGCCGGCCATTGAGGGGCTG
This genomic interval carries:
- the ftsH gene encoding ATP-dependent zinc metalloprotease FtsH; amino-acid sequence: MNDLAKNLLLWVIVAVVLMVVFQAFGPRTAGSEVLAYDQFINQVQTDRIKEVKISDDGTTITGKRKDDSTFTTYSTRDPYLINDLINHKVVTEQTPPSSSPSLIMILINVLPWLLFIGIWVYFMRQMQQGGSKGAMSFGRSRAKLQGEDQVKVTLADVAGCDEAKEEVGELVEFLRDPSKFQKLGGKIPRGVLMVGPPGTGKTLLARAIAGEAKVPFFSISGSDFVEMFVGVGASRVRDMFEQAKKHAPCIIFIDEIDAVGRHRGAGLGGGHDEREQTLNQLLVEMDGFEGGEGVIVIAATNRPDVLDPALLRPGRFDRQVVVGLPDVKGREQILRVHMRKLPLADDVEPMTIARGTPGFSGADLANLCNEAALFAARENGKEVRMEHFDKARDKILMGAERRSMAMSEDEKKLTAYHEAGHAIVGRVVPEHDPVYKVTIIPRGRALGVTMYLPEGDKYSMNRVAIESQLCSLYGGRVAEELIFGVDKVTTGASNDIERATKMARNMVTKWGLSDEMGPIAYGEEEDEVFLGRSVTQHKNVSNETARKIDEVVRGILDKAYGRTSEILKDNLDKLHVMAEALLQYETIDATQIDAIMAGREPGPPADWAKSGRVSKDDNRPGAIGGPAAQT
- a CDS encoding Mth938-like domain-containing protein: MQLTLERPDHEFFLRGADGQVALVNDRRLQRSFVLAPNRLIEDWAVSDVRALTIDDLEPLFALEPELIVLGGGAAQVFPPAATLAACLRRGVGLETMTNSAAARTFNVLAGEGRKVVAGFVLGA
- a CDS encoding DUF6053 domain-containing protein, producing MWAGASAPTLFAQVAAIRNKSARPTASNINRTDRTLPNRSFRRRFALECSALERIGRPIRRRQT
- a CDS encoding D-Ala-D-Ala carboxypeptidase family metallohydrolase — encoded protein: MAIAIAGCRAPSPSERYERWLADGQREKVAEYRGYLRAQGLAELPPMQQLLRSGRRWRRCGAAEFALPPKPMWPETARTLRLIADLRAAGLLEGVEITSGYRNAALNRCEGGSSRSRHMSGGAYDFDLARDADTQALCDFWRRRGPASGFGLGFYDARHLHIDTAGFRTWGEDYTYRTSQCVPGARLKHDANQPDAP
- the surE gene encoding 5'/3'-nucleotidase SurE, with translation MRVLVSNDDGVDAPGIRILAQGLREAGHEVLVVAPDRDRSGASNSLTLDMPVRVSKLDDSTWRVYGTPTDCVHVAITGMLEVEPDIVVSGINNTANMGDDVIYSGTVAAAMEGRFLGLPAVAVSLATADHVGRHYESAARAAVEIIARLRTDPLPADTILNVNVPDLPWSEIAGFEVSRLGNRHRAEACVQQQDPRGRQWWWIGAAGAEADAGPGTDFNAVRTGNISITPIHVDLTRYQALEQVASWVGGLAGALDGAASGAERPR
- a CDS encoding protein-L-isoaspartate(D-aspartate) O-methyltransferase encodes the protein MIQRMRLQPEAIGSGLTSQRVRDRLVERLRESGLRDERVLNAIRTVPRHLFVDEALAMRAYEDTALPIGHGQTISQPWVVAKMTEALLEDGIPGKVLEIGTGSGYQAAILAALGLEVHTVERIGELLRTARKRFRQLGLNVRSKHDDGRIGWPENGPFDAIIVTAAAPALVDALTDQLAPNGTLIAPVGAASSQSLLKLRKDADGTISQHTLAPVVFVPLLSGMID
- a CDS encoding Smr/MutS family protein; this encodes MTPPPDRPDDDSDDAALFRAAIGEVRRLPDAALPPTAPKPRPRARMAERDEALAREEFRHALDESLLEAGDALSYRRDELPPRVFARLRRGEISAQEELDLHGSPAREAEALLRAFLNDAREHGLGCVRVIHGKGRNGGSDYVDSRGSPVLKNLVDRMLRQRADILAFHSAPPAQGGTGAVLVLLAPPQRRR
- the yhbY gene encoding ribosome assembly RNA-binding protein YhbY, which codes for MPTLLTSAQTRFLRGQAHDLKAMLQVGGKGITDALLAEIDHALEHHELIKVKVGADDREVRDAMIADIAERTGSALVQRIGHTAVLYRPSKEKRQIVLPRS
- a CDS encoding peptidoglycan DD-metalloendopeptidase family protein; this translates as MTHTTRTPTLAMAACVLAALALIGCSSTVVREPSRGGHSRPGTSARPGGSRPSTPSQPASKPKYGATYTVQRGEGLYRIAANNGIQLADLAAWNNLSPPYNLYPGQRLRLYPSNGSRPPASSGSSSAGTTPPRTSTPAPTPAAPINSGIRWRWPADGPLLGRYVANEPTKQGVDIGGASGTPVRAAADGVVVYSGTGLVGYGELIIVKHNEQWLSAYGHNRKRLVNEGQLVKAGEQIAEMGRSGAARDMLHFEVRYNAKPVDPLLYLPAK
- a CDS encoding YqaA family protein → MKIFGPLYERTITWARHKHAPAYLTGLSFIEAIIFPVMPEVMLAPMCVAQPRRAFWFATLSLIGSMAGALVGYALGHYAFEALKPVFASLGMLTSIEAGIATVQAKMVESPWAVFTFLVLGGFMPIPMKVFTWASGIVGVPMLQYIPSMLIGRGKRVYLLALAIRIGGERAEQALRRYIEPIGWIATLIVAGAIAWLVWRSQQ
- the rlmE gene encoding 23S rRNA (uridine(2552)-2'-O)-methyltransferase RlmE, yielding MATRSKSSQRWLKEHFSDPFVKKAKAEGLRSRAAYKLEELVERDRLLKPGMIVVDLGAAPGGWSQWLRSELDRLNPRQPGRVIALDILDMPGLAGVEFILGDFREDEVLAQLETSVGGQPVDLVLSDMAPNMSGVDAVDLPRAMHLSELAMDFADRHLKVDGTFLIKLFQGVGFDDYVRELRRRYAKVSIRKPAASRKRSPEVYALAQGKKAAMT
- a CDS encoding helix-turn-helix transcriptional regulator — protein: MEYWDHIDRVMRANTMDEVKSFTAAYTKAIGFEHHGYATKLREPLSGGADSLFFEDFDSDWSKTYPRLFTPQAEQTDPRIVMSREGFPAAAWNSRGRTNYEPPGASLAQRTRKTLIQAGEFGLHGGITVPSWSPSTHWAFTTFTHKAVLDPRELIPLIGESVYFVSCMHAAIDRLLRRPRSAPRLSERECEVLRWSAVGKTSWEISMILRISERTVNFHLQQVSRKLGVKGRRAACARAVALGLILL